From a region of the Zingiber officinale cultivar Zhangliang chromosome 4B, Zo_v1.1, whole genome shotgun sequence genome:
- the LOC121975907 gene encoding sulfhydryl oxidase 1-like isoform X1, producing the protein MRLADGVFLFSLLVLILGARGLEAVRSVGEGADLPDAAVDLNVSDFETALRESPASFAVVEFFAHWCPACRNYKPHYEKVARIFNGPDAVHPGIVLMARVDCALKINTNLCDRFSVGFYPMLLWGPPAKFVSGRWVPKQENGDLQLIDDGKTADQLLNWINKKLGSSFNFDDARYENENTLAKNASDLEQIAHAIYDVEEATALAMDIIIEQKMIKPSTGAPFIKFLQLLVAHHPSKRCRRGIADLLVSFDDLLPSGPLSENAPILQEYDILKSYRICGKEVPRQYWIFCRGSKDDSRGFSCGLWVLFHSLSVRVADGESQLVFTTIRDFIKNFFVCDDCRRHFNEMSSRVQAPFNTTRGLSLWLWRAHNEVNERLMKVEKDMGTSDPRFPKTTWPPNQLCPSCYASSSPKKGVNPQIDWNEDEVYKFLVNYYGKKLASLSRDTTLSQKTDDIDEPNDTATSSNAVAVPIGAALAIALASCTFGALACFWRGQQKKKKYLHQLHSFKDV; encoded by the exons ATGCGTCTCGCCGACGGGGTGTTCCTTTTTTCTCTTCTGGTCCTCATCTTAGGTGCCCGCGGCCTCGAAGCCGTCCGGTCCGTCGGCGAGGGCGCCGATCTCCCTGATGCCGCCGTCGATCTCAACGTCTCCGATTTCGAGACCGCGCTGAGGGAATCCCCGGCCAGCTTCGCCGTCGTCGAGTTCTTCGCTCACTG GTGTCCTGCGTGCAGAAACTATAAG CCTCATTATGAGAAAGTTGCAAGGATTTTCAATGGGCCTGATGCTGTGCATCCTGGAATTGTTCTGATGGCACGAGTTGATTGTGCGTTGAAG ATAAATACGAATCTTTGTGATAGATTTTCAGTTGGTTTCTATCCTATGCTATTGTGGGGTCCTCCAGCTAAATTTGTGTCTGGTAGATGGGTGCCTAAACAAGAAAATGGTGATTTACAATTGATTGATGATGGAAAGACAGCAGATCAATTACTCAATTGGATAAACAAAAAACTTGGCAG CTCATTCAACTTCGATGATGCCAGATATGAAAATGAAAACACATTAGCTAAGAATGCCTCGGATCTTGAACAG ATTGCGCATGCTATTTACGACGTTGAAGAAGCTACAGCATTAGCTATGGACATAATCATAGAACAAAAG ATGATCAAGCCAAGTACCGGAGCGccatttataaaatttctccagcTTTTGGTGGCACATCACCCTTCAAAAAG GTGTCGAAGAGGAATTGCTGACCTACTTGTAAGCTTTGACGATCTGTTGCCTTCAGGTCCACTTTCAGAAAACGCCCCTATTCTGCAAGAATATGACATACTTAAATCCTATCGAATCTGTGGCAAGGAAGTTCCTCGTCAATATTGG ATATTTTGTCGTGGGAGTAAAGATGATTCAAGAGGCTTCAG CTGCGGCCTGTGGGTATTATTCCACTCTCTGTCTGTTCGAGTTGCTGACGGAGAGAGCCAATTGGTTTTCACTACGATCCGCGACTTCATCAAGAACTTCTTTGTTTGCGACGACTGTCGTCGGCATTTCAATGAAATGTCTTCGCG TGTTCAGGCACCATTCAACACGACTCGAGGCCTAAGTCTTTGGCTGTGGAGAGCTCATAATGAAGTGAACGAGAGACTCATGAAGGTGGAAAAGGACATGGGCACGAGCGATCCAAGGTTTCCCAAAACAACATGGCCTCCGAACCAGCTCTGCCCATCATGCTATGCTTCTTCGAGCCCAAAAAAAGGCGTCAACCCGCAAATTGACTGGAACGAGGATGAGGTGTATAAATTTTTGGTGAATTATTACGGGAAGAAACTTGCATCTTTATCCAGAGATACAACTCTGAGCCAGAAGACGGATGATATTGATGAGCCGAATGACACTGCAACCTCGAGCAATGCAGTTGCAGTGCCAATTGGAGCTGCACTGGCCATTGCTCTGGCTAGCTGCACATTTGGAGCCTTGGCTTGCTTCTGGAGAGGccagcagaagaaaaagaaatatttgcaccaacttcatTCTTTTAAGGACGTATGA
- the LOC121975907 gene encoding sulfhydryl oxidase 1-like isoform X2 — protein sequence MARVDCALKINTNLCDRFSVGFYPMLLWGPPAKFVSGRWVPKQENGDLQLIDDGKTADQLLNWINKKLGSSFNFDDARYENENTLAKNASDLEQIAHAIYDVEEATALAMDIIIEQKMIKPSTGAPFIKFLQLLVAHHPSKRCRRGIADLLVSFDDLLPSGPLSENAPILQEYDILKSYRICGKEVPRQYWIFCRGSKDDSRGFSCGLWVLFHSLSVRVADGESQLVFTTIRDFIKNFFVCDDCRRHFNEMSSRVQAPFNTTRGLSLWLWRAHNEVNERLMKVEKDMGTSDPRFPKTTWPPNQLCPSCYASSSPKKGVNPQIDWNEDEVYKFLVNYYGKKLASLSRDTTLSQKTDDIDEPNDTATSSNAVAVPIGAALAIALASCTFGALACFWRGQQKKKKYLHQLHSFKDV from the exons ATGGCACGAGTTGATTGTGCGTTGAAG ATAAATACGAATCTTTGTGATAGATTTTCAGTTGGTTTCTATCCTATGCTATTGTGGGGTCCTCCAGCTAAATTTGTGTCTGGTAGATGGGTGCCTAAACAAGAAAATGGTGATTTACAATTGATTGATGATGGAAAGACAGCAGATCAATTACTCAATTGGATAAACAAAAAACTTGGCAG CTCATTCAACTTCGATGATGCCAGATATGAAAATGAAAACACATTAGCTAAGAATGCCTCGGATCTTGAACAG ATTGCGCATGCTATTTACGACGTTGAAGAAGCTACAGCATTAGCTATGGACATAATCATAGAACAAAAG ATGATCAAGCCAAGTACCGGAGCGccatttataaaatttctccagcTTTTGGTGGCACATCACCCTTCAAAAAG GTGTCGAAGAGGAATTGCTGACCTACTTGTAAGCTTTGACGATCTGTTGCCTTCAGGTCCACTTTCAGAAAACGCCCCTATTCTGCAAGAATATGACATACTTAAATCCTATCGAATCTGTGGCAAGGAAGTTCCTCGTCAATATTGG ATATTTTGTCGTGGGAGTAAAGATGATTCAAGAGGCTTCAG CTGCGGCCTGTGGGTATTATTCCACTCTCTGTCTGTTCGAGTTGCTGACGGAGAGAGCCAATTGGTTTTCACTACGATCCGCGACTTCATCAAGAACTTCTTTGTTTGCGACGACTGTCGTCGGCATTTCAATGAAATGTCTTCGCG TGTTCAGGCACCATTCAACACGACTCGAGGCCTAAGTCTTTGGCTGTGGAGAGCTCATAATGAAGTGAACGAGAGACTCATGAAGGTGGAAAAGGACATGGGCACGAGCGATCCAAGGTTTCCCAAAACAACATGGCCTCCGAACCAGCTCTGCCCATCATGCTATGCTTCTTCGAGCCCAAAAAAAGGCGTCAACCCGCAAATTGACTGGAACGAGGATGAGGTGTATAAATTTTTGGTGAATTATTACGGGAAGAAACTTGCATCTTTATCCAGAGATACAACTCTGAGCCAGAAGACGGATGATATTGATGAGCCGAATGACACTGCAACCTCGAGCAATGCAGTTGCAGTGCCAATTGGAGCTGCACTGGCCATTGCTCTGGCTAGCTGCACATTTGGAGCCTTGGCTTGCTTCTGGAGAGGccagcagaagaaaaagaaatatttgcaccaacttcatTCTTTTAAGGACGTATGA